In Lotus japonicus ecotype B-129 chromosome 5, LjGifu_v1.2, one genomic interval encodes:
- the LOC130719176 gene encoding uncharacterized protein LOC130719176 — translation MVASGYSLLPEKPTAEQSTVHREAKKKDIRELFIIHQCVNPANFEKIVAAKTSKEAWDVLNKSYDGVAKLKKVKLQTLRRQYEALCMEKSESISKFFTRLQTLTNQMKTNSEVMTDQTLVEKVLRSLTSKFDHIVTTIEESKDLEAMKIDELQGSLEAHEMRKLWKGKDSGQSSSHEEDGDSKRKWDSKEKGQNKDNVKKGKNKKQNVQCYACKKLGHYSYECKSKKKGSKPSGDDQAYSAQDDDSDSEQVLFVVPANDDQSCYAKNSRILSDEVINSVVSSHKNDDSTWYLDSECSAHMTGHKNWFVDLDESKTSGVRFADNSMITYAGKGRVLIRKKNGKQAFILDVLFVPSLKHNLISLGQLIENGYSMKTKGKKLMIFDPKKRLILQSVLSANKTFRVALDTSRS, via the exons ATGGTTGCTTCTGGGTATAGCTTGCTGCCAGAGAAGCCTACTGCTGAGCAGAGCACAGTGCATCGAGAAGCGAAGAAGAAAGATATTCGAGAACTATTCATAATCCATCAATGTGTGAATCCAGcaaattttgagaaaattgTTGCGGCAAAGACCTCCAAGGAGGCTTGGGATGTCTTGAACAAAAGCTACGATGGTGTAGCTAAGTTGAAGAAGGTGAAGTTGCAGACGCTTAGAAGGCAGTATGAAGCATTGTGCATGGAGAAATCAGAATCGATTTCAAAGTTCTTCACGCGTCTTCAGACTCTCACGAATCAGATGAAGACGAATAGCGAAGTCATGACGGATCAAACCCTTGTGGAGAAGGTGCTTCGATCGTTGACATCGAAGTTTGATCATATTGTGACCACGATTGAAGAATCCAAGGATCTTGAAGCGATGAAGATCGATGAACTACAGGGTTCACTTGAGGCTCATGAAATGC GCAAATTGTGGAAGGGTAAGGATTCTGGGCAGTCATCCAGTCATGAAGAGGATGGTGATTCTAAGAGAAAGTGGGATTCCAAAGAGAAAGGACAGAACAAAGATAATGTGAAGAAAGGAAAGAACAAGAAGCAAAATGTTCAATGCTATGCCTGCAAGAAACTTGGCCATTATTCCTATGAGTGTAAAAGCAAGAAGAAAGGAAGCAAGCCAAGTGGTGATGATCAAGCTTATTCTGCTCAAGATGATGATTCAGATTCAGAGCAGGTACTTTTTGTTGTTCCTGCTAATGATGATCAAAGTTGTTATGCTAAAAACTCTAGGATCTTGAGTGATGAAGTGATTAATTCAGTAGTGAGTTCTCATAAGAATGATGATAGTACTTGGTACTTAGATTCTGAATGTTCTGCTCATATGACTGGTCATAAAAACTGGTTTGTTGATCTTGATGAAAGCAAGACAAGTGGGGTGAGGTTTGCTGATAATAGTATGATCACATATGCTGGAAAGGGTAGAGTTTTGATCAGGAAAAAGAATGGCAAACAGGCTTTTATCCTTGATGTGTTGTTTGTACCTAGTTTAAAACATAATCTCATAAGCCTAGGTCAACTCATAGAGAATGGTTATTCTATGAAAACTAAAGGGAAGAAGCTCATGATATTTGATCCAAAGAAGAGGTTGATTTTACAATCAGTTTTATCAGCAAACAAGACATTTCGTGTAGCACTAGACACTAGCAGATCATAG
- the LOC130718156 gene encoding uncharacterized protein LOC130718156 translates to MATGVNRKIYAASARSHTRRTKKTSSFQLPSGILRTTLAVLFIGFVAWAYQANRPPPPKICGSPDGPPVTTARIKLRDGRYLAYREHGVPKDAAKYKIIFVHGFGSSSHTSPVAESLSPAVVEDLGIYIVSFDRPGYGESDPDPSRTLKSIAFDIEELADKLGLGSKFYVTGLSMGGQIVWNCLKYIPHRLAGAALLTPVVNYWWRGLPENLTTEAYYQQKLRDQWALRVAHYTPWLTYWWNTQKWFPVASAIGDVQGVLSNQDKLLVSKVTKRKSHVVHARQQGEFESLHRDINIGFGSWEYSPLDLENPFPTNEGSVHLWQGDEDLLVPVTVQRHIAQNLPWIQYHELPGSGHLFCLGDGISDTIIKSLLGVK, encoded by the exons ATGGCCACCGGAGTCAACAGAAAAATTTATGCAGCGTCAGCCCGTTCTCACACCAGGAGGACAAAGAAAACCAGCTCGTTTCAGCTCCCTTCAG GAATTCTTAGAACAACACTAGCAGTGTTGTTTATTGGGTTTGTAGCATGGGCTTATCAGGCTAATCGACCTCCTCCTCCCAAGATATGTGGCTCTCCTGATGGACCGCCTGTAACGACAGCAAGAATCAAACTAAGAGATGGGAGGTATTTGGCATACAGAGAGCATGGTGTTCCTAAAGACGCAGCCAAGTATAAAATCATCTTCGTCCATGGTTTTGGTAGTAGCAGTCATACTTCTCCAGTTGCAGAAAGCCTATCACCT GCTGTTGTTGAGGACTTGGGGATCTATATTGTATCTTTTGACAGACCTGGTTACGGGGAAAGTGATCCTGATCCAAGTCGAACACTAAAGAGTATTGCATTTGATATAGAAGAGCTTGCTGATAAGCTGGGACTAGGGTCCAAATTTTATGTAACTGGTCTCTCCATGGGTGGACAGATTGTTTGGAACTGCCTTAAGTACATACCTCATAG GCTGGCAGGTGCAGCTCTCTTGACCCCAGTTGTGAACTACTGGTGGCGTGGTCTTCCGGAAAACTTAACTACTGAAGCCTATTACCAACAAAAACTACGAGACCAATGGGCACTTCGTGTGGCTCACTACACACCATGGCTAACTTACTGGTGGAACACTCAAAAATGGTTCCCAGTCGCTAGTGCAATTGGTGATGTTCAAGGTGTCCTTTCAAATCAAGACAAACTGCTTGTATCTAAAGTAACTAAGAGAAAGAGTCATGTG GTGCATGCAAGACAGCAAGGTGAATTCGAAAGCCTCCACCGGGACATAAATATTGGATTTGGAAGCTGGGAATATAGTCCTTTGGATCTTGAAAACCCTTTTCCAACTAATGAAGGTTCTGTCCATCTTTGGCAAGGAGATGAGGACTTGTTGGTTCCTGTTACAGTGCAACGGCACATTGCGCAAAACCTACCATGGATTCAATATCACGAACTTCCAGGTTCCGGTCACTTGTTCTGTCTTGGAGATGGTATTAGTGATACTATTATTAAGTCCCTTTTAGGTGTGAAGTAA
- the LOC130718157 gene encoding uncharacterized protein LOC130718157 → MATGVSRKISAASARSHTRRTKKTSSFQLPSGILRTTLAVLFIGFLAWAYQAIRPPPPKICGSPDGPPVTAPRIKLRDGRHLAYKEHGVPKDTAKYKIIFVHGLGSSIHASPVAETLSPHVAEDLGIYIVSFDRPGYGESDPDPNRTPKSIAFDIEDLADKLELGSKFFLTGLSMGGQIVWSCLKYIPHRLAGAALLTPAVNYWWRGLPGNLTTEAYYQLRLRDQWGYRVAHYTPWLTYWWNTQKWFPVLSAIGDVQSVLSHQDKLLVSKITKREIYVAYAKQQGEFESLHRDINIGFGSWEYSPLDLENPFPTNEGSVHLWQGDEDLLVPVTLQRHIAQNLPWIQYHELPGSGHMFCLGDGTSDIIIKSLLGVK, encoded by the exons ATGGCCACCGGAGTCAGCAGAAAAATTTCTGCAGCATCAGCCCGTTCTCACACCAGGAGGACAAAGAAAACCAGCTCGTTTCAGCTCCCTTCAG GAATTCTTAGAACAACACTAGCAGTGTTGTTTATTGGGTTTCTAGCATGGGCTTATCAGGCTATTCGACCTCCTCCTCCCAAGATATGTGGCTCTCCTGATGGACCGCCTGTAACAGCACCAAGAATCAAACTAAGAGATGGAAGGCATTTGGCTTACAAAGAGCATGGCGTTCCTAAAGACACAGCCAAGTATAAAATCATCTTCGTCCATGGTTTGGGTAGTAGCATACATGCTTCACCAGTTGCTGAAACCCTATCACCT CATGTTGCTGAGGACTTGGGGATCTATATTGTATCTTTTGACAGACCTGGTTATGGGGAAAGTGATCCTGATCCAAATCGTACACCAAAGAGCATTGCATTTGATATAGAAGATCTTGCTGATAAGCTGGAGTTAGGGTCCAAATTCTTTTTAACTGGTCTCTCCATGGGTGGACAGATTGTTTGGAGCTGCCTTAAGTACATACCTCATAG GCTGGCAGGTGCAGCTCTCTTGACCCCTGCTGTGAACTACTGGTGGCGTGGTCTTCCAGGAAACTTAACTACTGAAGCCTATTACCAACTAAGACTACGAGACCAATGGGGATATCGTGTGGCTCACTACACACCATGGCTAACTTACTGGTGGAACACTCAAAAATGGTTCCCAGTCCTCAGTGCAATTGGTGATGTTCAAAGTGTCCTTTCACATCAAGACAAACTGCTTGTATCTAAGATAACTAAGAGAGAGATTTATGTG GCGTATGCAAAACAGCAAGGTGAATTCGAAAGCCTCCACCGGGACATAAATATTGGATTTGGAAGCTGGGAATATAGTCCTTTGGATCTTGAAAACCCATTTCCAACCAATGAAGGTTCTGTCCATCTTTGGCAAGGAGATGAGGATTTGTTGGTCCCTGTTACACTGCAACGACACATTGCGCAAAACCTACCATGGATTCAATATCACGAACTTCCAGGTTCCGGTCACATGTTCTGTCTTGGTGATGGTACAAGTGATATTATTATTAAGTCTCTTTTAGGTGTGAAGTAA